One window of Trifolium pratense cultivar HEN17-A07 linkage group LG5, ARS_RC_1.1, whole genome shotgun sequence genomic DNA carries:
- the LOC123885823 gene encoding replication termination factor 2-like: protein MCCLFYSQFTNRNLSISDFLFRNSQTLTTKMHRKSYQILVQLPDLRVCSVAGDQTISDLKRSLLSNSQYLPSSFYFTLNGKPISDDTTFSTSRIAPLSTLVLQSRLLGGGGDGGATGAESRDCYLKMYAEKKPDKVDPNEQRLSKWQNCALSNEPLREPCVIDKLGNIFNKESLVEALLGKKLPKEFGYIKGLKDMIKIKLSSIPGEDDGAKFRCPVAGLEFNGKYKFFALRNCGHVLSAKALKEVKSSTCLVCHEEFGEADKIVINGNEEEVEVLREKMEEEKAKVREKKNKKVKNSNDNEAVNGLSLEGSKLSGTKHDLAVEKASAKVEKNGKVANGNKNVNGGAAAAKRFKATDIAPANATEVYASIFTSSRKSEFKETYSCRSLPLGRN from the coding sequence atgtgttgtttgttttattcACAATTCACAAACAGGAATCTTTCCATCTCTGATTTTCTTTTCCGCAATTCACAAACCCTAACGACGAAAATGCATCGGAAATCTTATCAAATTCTAGTCCAATTGCCGGACCTACGAGTTTGCTCTGTCGCCGGCGATCAAACCATATCCGACTTAAAACGCTCCCTCCTCTCCAATTCACAGTACCTTCCATCATCCTTCTATTTCACCCTCAATGGAAAACCAATCTCCGATGATACTACCTTCTCCACATCCCGAATCGCACCTCTTTCAACCCTAGTTCTCCAATCACGGCTACTCGGCGGAGGTGGAGATGGCGGCGCTACAGGCGCCGAGTCGCGCGATTGCTATCTTAAAATGTACGCGGAGAAGAAACCGGATAAGGTGGATCCAAACGAGCAGAGGCTATCCAAATGGCAGAACTGTGCTTTATCGAATGAACCTTTGAGGGAACCCTGCGTGATTGATAAGCTCGGGAATATATTCAATAAGGAATCGTTGGTGGAAGCTTTGCTAGGTAAGAAGCTTCCGAAGGAATTTGGGTATATCAAGGGTTTGAAGGATATGATCAAAATTAAGCTTTCGTCGATTCCCGGTGAGGATGATGGGGCTAAGTTTCGGTGTCCCGTTGCGGGGCTTGAATTTAATGGAAAGTATAAGTTTTTCGCTTTGAGGAATTGTGGGCATGTTTTGAGTGCAAAGGCTTTGAAGGAGGTTAAGTCTTCAACTTGTTTGGTTTGTCATGAGGAATTTGGTGAGGCTGATAAGATTGTGATAAATGGGAATGAAGAAGAGGTTGAGGTTTTGAGGGAGAAGATGGAGGAAGAAAAGGCGAAGGTTAGggagaagaaaaacaagaaagtGAAGAATAGTAATGATAATGAGGCTGTGAATGGTTTGAGTTTGGAAGGATCAAAATTGAGTGGTACTAAGCATGATTTGGCTGTGGAGAAGGCTTCGGCGAAAGTGGAAAAAAATGGGAAGGTTGCTAATGGTAACAAAAATGTTAATGGTGGTGCTGCGGCTGCTAAGCGTTTCAAGGCAACTGATATTGCCCCGGCAAATGCTACCGAGGTCTATGCCTCTATTTTTACTTCTTCTAGGAAGTCTGAGTTTAAAGAAACATATTCTTGCAGATCTTTGCCTCTTGGTAGAAATTAA
- the LOC123887091 gene encoding LOW QUALITY PROTEIN: putative pentatricopeptide repeat-containing protein At1g74580 (The sequence of the model RefSeq protein was modified relative to this genomic sequence to represent the inferred CDS: inserted 1 base in 1 codon), translated as MNRTLLPKHVAAVVKVQKDPLKALSMFNSAKNEEGFKHNLFTYKCMLQKLGLHSKFNEMENLLSEMRSNLDNKLLEGVYVEAMRFYGSKGKVQEAVDTFERMDLYNCDPTVHSYNAIMNILVEFGYFNQXHKVYMRMIDKRVESDVYTYTIRIKSFCRTRRPYAALRLLRNMPLLGCFSNAVAYCTVVAGFYEFDDKVMACKLFDEMLECGLCPDVTTFNKLVHTLCKKGFVLESEKLLDKVFKRGVCPNLFTFNIFIQGLCKEGSVDRAVWLLGCVSREGLRPDVVTYNTVICGLCRNSRVVEAEEYLHKMVNGGFEPNDFTYNSIIDGYCKKGMIVEANRILKDAIFKGFKPDEFTYCSLINGFCQDGDPDQAVAVFKDGLGKGLRPSIIVYNTLIKGLCQQGLILPALQLMNEMAENGCHPDIWTYNLVINGLCKMGCLSDANHLIDDAIAKGCIPDIFTYNTLVDGYCKQLKLDGATELVNRMWSQGMTPDVITYNTLLNGLCKAAKSEEVMEIFKAMAEKGCDPNIITYNIIIECLCKSKKVNEAVDLLEEIKSKGLTPDVVSFGTLITGFCKIGDLDGAYRLFRGMEKQYEVCHTTATYNIIVGAFSEQLNMKMAISLFSEMKKNGCDPDNYTYRVIIDGFCKTGNVTRGYNFLLENIEKGFIPSLTTFGRVLNCLCVDHKVQEAVGIIHLMVQKDIVPDTVNTIFEAVKKVVAAPKIVVENLLKKGHITYHAYEILYDGIRDKSILKKRHQTRNSLRGGARSSAVD; from the exons ATGAATCGTACGTTGCTTCCGAAACATGTTGCAGCTGTAGTGAAAGTACAAAAAGACCCTCTAAAAGCTTTATCAATGTTCAATTCAGCCAAAAACGAAGAAGGTTTCAAGCACAATCTATTCACCTACAAATGCATGCTTCAAAAGCTTGGTCTCCATAGTAAATTCAACGAGATGGAGAATCTTCTCTCAGAAATGAGATCAAATCTAGATAACAAATTATTGGAAGGAGTTTATGTTGAAGCAATGAGATTCTATGGAAGTAAAGGAAAAGTTCAAGAAGCTGTTGATACATTTGAACGCATGGATTTATACAATTGTGATCCAACGGTTCATTCCTATAATGCCATTATGAATATTCTTGTTGAGTTTGGTTATTTTAATC CTCATAAGGTTTATATGAGGATGATTGATAAAAGAGTTGAATCTGATGTGTATACTTATACTATAAGGATAAAGTCTTTTTGTAGGACAAGGAGACCTTATGCTGCTCTTAGGCTTCTTCGGAATATGCCGTTGTTAGGTTGTTTTTCAAATGCTGTTGCTTATTGTACTGTTGTTGCAGGGTTTTATGAATTTGATGATAAAGTTATGGCATGTAagttgtttgatgaaatgcttgAGTGTGGTTTGTGTCCTGATGTTACTACTTTTAATAAGCTTGTTCATACGTTGTGTAAGaagggttttgttttggagaGCGAGAAGCTTCTTGATAAGGTTTTTAAGAGAGGGGTTTGTCCTAATTTGTTTACTTTTAATATCTTTATACAAGGGCTTTGTAAGGAAGGTTCTGTTGATAGGGCTGTTTGGTTGTTGGGTTGTGTTTCGAGGGAAGGATTGAGGCCGGATGTTGTCACGTATAATACAGTTATATGTGGGTTGTGTAGGAATTCACGGGTTGTTGAAGCTGAGGAATACTTGCATAAAATGGTTAATGGTGGATTTGAGCCGAATGATTTCACTTATAATAGTATTATTGATGGATATTGTAAGAAGGGGATGATAGTGGAGGCAAATAGGATTCTGAAAGATGCAATTTTTAAGGGTTTTAAGCCTGATGAGTTTACCTATTGTTCATTAATTAATGGTTTTTGCCAGGATGGTGATCCTGATCAGGCCGTGGCCGTCTTTAAGGATGGGCTAGGAAAAGGGTTAAGGCCAAGCATTATTGTTTACAATACTTTGATTAAAGGGTTGTGTCAGCAAGGTCTGATTTTGCCGGCTTTGCAATTGATGAATGAGATGGCAGAAAATGGTTGTCATCCTGATATATGGACTTATAATTTAGTTATAAATGGCTTGTGTAAGATGGGTTGTTTATCTGATGCTAATCATCTTATAGACGATGCTATAGCCAAAGGGTGCATCCCAGATATATTTACCTACAATACTTTGGTTGATGGCTATTGCAAACAGTTGAAGTTAGACGGCGCAACTGAGTTGGTAAATAGAATGTGGAGTCAAGGTATGACTCCGGATGTTATCACATATAACACTTTGTTGAATGGGCTCTGCAAGGCTGCAAAGTCCGAAGAAGTAATGGAGATTTTCAAGGCAATGGCGGAGAAGGGATGTGATCCAAACATAATTACTTATAACATTATCATAGAATGCCTTTGCAAATCTAAGAAAGTAAACGAAGCTGTTGATTTGCTCGAGGAAATAAAAAGCAAGGGCTTGACACCTGATGTCGTTAGTTTTGGCACCTTGATCACCGGGTTCTGCAAGATTGGGGATCTTGATGGTGCTTACCGGTTATTTAGAGGGATGGAAAAACAATACGAAGTTTGTCACACAACAGCAACCTATAACATCATAGTTGGTGCATTTTCTGAACAGCTCAATATGAAAATGGCTATAAGTCTCTTTTCTGAGATGAAGAAAAATGGCTGTGACCCAGACAACTATACTTACCGGGTCATAATTGACGGCTTTTGCAAAACGGGAAATGTTACTCGTGGATACAATTTTCTATTGGAAAATATTGAAAAGGGATTTATTCCATCACTTACAACATTTGGACGGGTTTTAAATTGTCTTTGCGTGGACCACAAGGTTCAAGAAGCAGTTGGTATCATCCACCTTATGGTACAAAAGGACATTGTCCCAGATACTGTAAATACAATTTTTGAAGCTGTTAAAAAGGTGGTAGCAGCACCTAAGATCGTGGTAgaaaatttgttgaaaaaagGTCATATAACTTATCATGCCTATGAAATACTATACGATGGTATTAGAGATAAAAGCATACTTAAGAAAAGACATCAAACCAGGAATTCCCTTCGCGGCGGGGCCAGGTCATCAGCCGTTGATTAG
- the LOC123885862 gene encoding pentatricopeptide repeat-containing protein At1g74630: MMINKSCEEALVSLLSKCTTNLRTTKQIHSHLYITGLHTHPFFFGKLLLHCAISISEHALNYTLRLFHHFPNPDTFMYNTLIRSLSHSSTPHTSLQPFIQLLRHTTLNPDSFSFAFVLKGIANDAHSKRPGIQIHSQAFRHGFDDHIFVGTTLISMYAECGCYQSARKVFDEMSQPNVVAWNAVITACFRCGDVEGAWGLFQRMPIRNLTSWNVMLAGYVKAGEFGLARNFFYEIPMRDDVSWSTMIVGFAQGGSFDDAFGFFRELMREGIRPSEVSLTGVLSACAQAGAFEFGKILHGFMEKAGFLCIISVNNALIDTYSKCGNVAMAKMVFQNMLAARCIVSWTSMIAALAMHGCGDEAIRVFHEMEESGVRPDGVTFISLLYACSHSGLVEQGCALFSKMKNFYGIEPAIEHYGCMVDLYGRAAMLQKAYEFICQMPISPNVIIWRTLLGACSIHGNIELAELVKSRLAEMDPNNSGDHVLLSNVYAVAGKWKDVAGIRRTMIEQSMKKAPGWSMIEIDKVIYGFVAGEKPNEVTEEAHQKLREIMLRLKAEEGYAPQVRSVLHDIEEEEKEDSVSKHSEKLAAAFGIAKLPKGRILRIVKNLRVCGDCHTVMKLISKVYQVEITVRDRSRFHSFKGGVCSCRDYW, encoded by the coding sequence ATGATGATTAACAAGAGTTGTGAAGAAGCATTGGTTTCATTGTTGAGCAAATGCACCACAAATCTCAGAACCACCAAACAAATTCACTCTCATCTCTACATTACAGGCCTTCACACTCACCCTTTCTTCTTCGGCAAACTCCTTCTCCACTGTGCCATCTCCATCTCCGAACATGCTCTCAACTACACTCTCCGTCTCTTCCATCATTTCCCCAACCCCGACACCTTCATGTACAACACCCTCATTCGTTCACTCTCTCACTCTTCCACCCCTCACACTTCCCTTCAACCCTTTATTCAATTACTTCGCCACACCACTCTTAATCCCGACAGCTTCTCATTCGCATTTGTACTCAAAGGGATTGCTAATGACGCTCATTCGAAGAGACCTGGTATTCAGATACATTCTCAGGCTTTCCGTCATGGGTTTGATGATCATATATTTGTTGGAACGACTTTGATTAGTATGTATGCTGAATGTGGGTGTTATCAATCTGCAAGAaaggtgtttgatgaaatgtctCAACCGAATGTTGTTGCGTGGAATGCTGTGATAACTGCTTGTTTTAGGTGTGGGGATGTGGAGGGTGCTTGGGGTTTGTTTCAAAGGATGCCTATTAGGAATTTGACTTCTTGGAATGTGATGCTTGCTGGTTATGTTAAAGCAGGTGAATTTGGGTTGgcaagaaattttttttatgaaattccGATGAGAGATGATGTTTCTTGGAGTACTATGATTGTTGGGTTTGCTCAAGGTGGTTCTTTTGATGATGCTTTTGGGTTTTTCAGGGAGTTGATGCGGGAGGGAATCAGGCCGAGTGAGGTTAGCCTCACCGGAGTGTTATCTGCTTGTGCACAGGCTGGAGCGTTTGAGTTTGGTAAGATTTTACATGGGTTTATGGAGAAAGCTGGGTTTCTTTGTATTATTTCGGTTAATAATGCTCTCATTGATACCTACTCTAAGTGCGGAAATGTTGCTATGGCTAAGATGGTCTTTCAAAATATGCTGGCGGCAAGGTGCATTGTATCTTGGACATCTATGATAGCAGCACTTGCAATGCACGGTTGCGGAGATGAGGCAATCAGGGTTTTTCATGAGATGGAAGAGTCTGGAGTTAGACCAGACGGTGTCACGTTCATATCTCTCCTCTATGCTTGCAGTCATAGTGGTTTGGTTGAACAAGGGTGTGCTTTGTTTTCTAAGATGAAGAATTTCTATGGAATTGAACCCGCCATTGAGCATTATGGTTGTATGGTTGATCTGTATGGTCGAGCTGCTATGTTGCAGAAAGCCTATGAGTTTATATGTCAGATGCCGATTTCGCCTAATGTAATCATTTGGAGGACCCTCCTTGGGGCTTGTAGCATTCATGGTAATATCGAATTGGCAGAGCTTGTAAAATCAAGGCTTGCTGAAATGGATCCAAACAACTCTGGTGACCATGTACTGCTTTCAAATGTTTATGCGGTTGCGGGGAAATGGAAGGATGTTGCTGGCATAAGAAGAACAATGATTGAACAGAGCATGAAAAAAGCTCCTGGTTGGAGCATGATTGAAATTGACAAGGTCATTTATGGTTTTGTGGCAGGTGAAAAGCCTAACGAGGTTACAGAAGAGGCCCATCAGAAACTGAGAGAAATAATGTTGAGACTCAAAGCAGAAGAAGGTTATGCGCCCCAGGTAAGGAGTGTCTTGCATGATATcgaagaggaagaaaaagaagattcAGTGTCCAAGCACAGTGAGAAGCTTGCTGCAGCTTTTGGAATAGCGAAACTTCCTAAAGGAAGGATTTTAAGAATAGTGAAGAACCTGAGGGTTTGTGGGGACTGCCATACTGTGATGAAGCTGATTTCTAAAGTCTATCAAGTAGAAATCACTGTGAGAGATAGAAGTCGCTTTCACTCGTTCAAAGGTGGGGTTTGTTCCTGCAGAGATTACTGGTGA
- the LOC123885453 gene encoding uncharacterized protein LOC123885453 has product MALSATFITPSPSTSNLYAKFRKPFLSHSVYLLKPLKIQASTTLDYSNVSASDKSSPLKTSNWQWKFKDNSVNIYYEEHVKESSGPLQHILMMPTISDVSTVEEWRLVAEDIAKRNGSVNYRATIVDWPGLGYSDRPKIDYNADVLEKFLVDFVNSPDGPVKQPDNELVIFGGGHAASIVVRAAKKGLVKPKAIAAVAPTWAGPLPIVFGRDSSMETRYGLLRGTLKAPAVGWMMYNMLVSNENAIQSQYKSHVYANPDNVTPAIVESRYALTKRKGARYLPAAFLTGLLDPVTSREEFLQLFADLEGKIPVFVVSAKGAPKRSKAEMEALKGAKGVTKFAEVSGALLPHEEYPALVAEELYQFLQQYFGSVA; this is encoded by the exons ATGGCGCTTTCTGCAACATTTATCACTCCTTCACCTTCAACTTCCAATCTTTATGCCAAATTTCGCAAACCCTTTCTCTCCCACTCTGTCTATCTTCTTAAACCCTTAAAGATCCAAGCTTCAACTACCTTAGATTATTCAAATGTCTCTGCCAGCGACAAATCTTCACCATTGAAG ACTAGCAATTGGCAGTGGAAATTCAAGGACAATTCAGTAAATATTTATTATGAGGAACATGTGAAGGAGAGTTCAGGGCCTTTACAGCATATTTTGATGATGCCAACTATTTCTGATGTTAGTACTGTTGAGGAGTGGAGATTAGTTGCTGAAGACATTGCTAAACGTAATGGAAGTGTCAATTATCGCGCGACTATTGTTGATTGGCCTGGTCTAGGTTATTCCGATCGGCCAAAGATTGATTACAATGCTGATGTCTTGGAGAAGTTTTTGGTTGATTTTGTCAATTCGCCTGATGGTCCAGTTAAACAGCCAG ACAATGAGTTGGTGATTTTTGGAGGAGGGCATGCTGCTTCAATAGTAGTCCGTGCTGCAAAAAAGGGTCTGGTGAAGCCCAAGGCTATAGCTGCTGTTGCACCAACTTGGGCCGGTCCCCTTCCCATCGTATTTGGTCGAGATTCCAGCATGGAAACAAG ATATGGCCTTCTAAGAGGCACCTTAAAGGCCCCTGCAGTTGGATGGATGATGTATAACATGCTTGTGAGCAATGAGAACGCAATCCAATCGCAATACAAATCACATGTATACGCCAACCCTGATAATGTGACACCAGCAATTGTCGAAAGCAGATACGCATTGACAAAACGAAAAGGAGCTCGTTACTTACCTGCAGCCTTCTTGACTGGGCTACTAGACCCGGTAACATCTCGCGAGGAGTTCCTTCAACTCTTTGCAGATTTGGAGGGAAAGATACCAGTATTTGTTGTATCAGCCAAAGGAGCTCCTAAAAGGTCTAAGGCTGAGATGGAAGCTCTTAAGGGAGCTAAAGGGGTGACCAAGTTTGCGGAAGTGTCTGGCGCACTTCTTCCACATGAGGAGTATCCCGCTTTAGTCGCGGAAGAGCTTTATCAATTCTTGCAACAGTATTTTGGCTCTGTCGCTTAA